One window from the genome of Clupea harengus chromosome 19, Ch_v2.0.2, whole genome shotgun sequence encodes:
- the LOC105904704 gene encoding KAT8 regulatory NSL complex subunit 1 has translation MYYYFSRPKMSASAAGAAGVGAGGAGRLQNGSRCAGGGSCGEPMNGDGGYSAVATATTTTSTECCDQESRVAEAQPNSDWDKAAAPCITTAEPGSGKQKKNNTATASFFVNGNTDSIITRERPGACGQYGDSGGLGCDAVGRQCDRPGEDNGINIDHEPEGSRHGGERRCFMDSASSKGERRASKPQAPVTGRRNFKGQTQTEGAVSMTAAARCGHQNAESANSKRRGCSYTLASKRVCYAGTTSVADCGSLDTGSGIHQDSGGTLLNLTESHSSVSENDNGSQSLGSSQGDEGVCEQHQVRRTSAAGSHKSNSTVCPHVAGDASNVNSIDMAPCRTSKGRVRLYRVRSFLASTSGYHNGHGENGRCNLNGSRSSPPPQGTALPNKHSRPAAGTHSEQRGNGGSHDRASSSQEAVLLCVSDADESGAEAEGTLVKLDTQVEQASGEASRRQAELEERSERVLRRLQAVQVKQVERHVSQQLQGLRRASRGSGDRKPAVLSHRELSRMAHNCSEVLCAAGGALDSDHTASSSGGSSDSEEEEEEVEEVEGAVRRRGTLLRSAKAVRREKEMQWAQERAWLGSRWVWLQAQVSELEYRIRALTELYTHLRQGKVRTVPDTPLRVPRPPPSQNSATCRSSSAGETLRKNKAEDATPPPLPPPTASAARVGPLPRLRRHKLLRLEASPALGSKAVSLPCTCEPSVVCVLCGGGPPRPPHDQRECVKQRRSRLDLCVHPVLTLPSDIPLVVQCGTSPLVGVSQNALRRPGLSAPPPGLSRRGQGSQRTGRVRRRLVCPRPPTTLPPLQHSTGGISGRNHRGVFSPGLLTQRITNLPPLSVLPPAPGTVSQPLRRRRGESSFDIDNLVMPMGLTGLGARVQKLQYKEIITPSWREVGDESEVSPPALLDYTHIHQLKELQGEPEPEEFEEDPTDGVFLSRHALCEGRERGRWRNSAHRRRRGRSSSFHGEGRWGSRLLEGSPASPDPRQGYPAEGESSPVSPPPSTDPEEASFLQPEEEQQVRLPWERRTFPLLEAELAALQEEEEEEDPCGGSSRSQSTDSGISLGSLELSPRTPQPATPLPATLITATSSTQDSPCPPRSPLSAAFPPRPPPSPPALLPQ, from the exons ATGTATTACTACTTTAGTCGGCCCAAAATGAGTGCCAGCGCAGCCGGGGCAGCGGGGGTGGGTGCTGGCGGGGCCGGGCGTCTGCAGAATGGCAGCCGCTGCGCGGGGGGAGGCAGCTGCGGAGAGCCGATGAACGGGGACGGGGGGTACAGCGCCGTGGCCACCGCTACTACCACCACCTCTACGGAATGCTGTGACCAGGAGAGTCGCGTGGCAGAGGCCCAGCCGAACAGCGATTGGGACAAAGCCGCTGCTCCCTGCATCACCACTGCAGAGCCGGGCTCCGGGAAGCAGAAAAAGAATAACACCGCCACCGCCAGCTTCTTTGTGAACGGCAACACGGACAGCATTATCACACGCGAGCGACCGGGTGCGTGTGGGCAGTATGGGGATTCTGGTGGGCTCGGTTGTGATGCGGTCGGCAGACAATGCGATAGACCCGGAGAAGATAACGGCATTAATATTGATCACGAACCAGAAGGCTCGAGGCACGGGGGCGAGCGTCGGTGTTTTATGGACTCTGCGTCTTCGAAAGGCGAGCGCAGAGCGAGCAAACCGCAAGCCCCGGTCACCGGGAGGAGGAACTTTAAAGGGCAGACTCAGACCGAGGGGGCTGTTTCAATGACTGCCGCCGCAAGGTGTGGTCATCAAAACGCAGAATCGGCGAACAGTAAACGCCGGGGATGCAGTTACACTCTTGCTTCCAAACGAGTGTGCTACGCAGGCACGACCAGCGTTGCGGACTGCGGCAGCTTAGACACGGGGAGTGGAATACACCAGGATTCCGGTGGCACGCTACTGAACCTCACTGAGAGTCACAGCAGCGTATCTGAAAACGATAACGGCAGTCAAAGCCTCGGATCGAGTCAAGGGGATGAGGGTGTTTGTGAACAGCATCAGGTCAGGCGCACGAGCGCAGCTGGGTCTCATAAGTCCAATTCCACAGTGTGTCCGCATGTGGCAGGTGACGCTAGTAATGTAAACAGCATCGACATGGCACCTTGCCGCACGTCCAAAGGACGCGTGCGATTGTACCGTGTGCGCTCGTTCCTGGCCAGTACTTCGGGATATCACAACGGCCACGGTGAGAATGGACGCTGCAATTTAAACGGCAGTAGGTCCTCACCACCCCCGCAAGGCACAGCCCTACCCAACAAGCACAGTCGACCAGCGGCTGGTACACACAGCGAGCAGAGAGGGAACGGTGGTTCACATGATAGAGCAAGCTCTTCTCAAGAGGCAGTGCTCCTCTGCGTCTCAGATGCGGACGAGTCAGGTGCTGAGGCTGAAGGCACTCTGGTGAAGCTGGACACCCAGGTGGAGCAAGCCTCAGGTGAGGCGTCCCGGCGCcaggcagagctggaggagCGTTCGGAGCGCGTGCTGCGCCGCTTACAGGCCGTGCAGGTGAAGCAGGTGGAGAGGCACGTGAGCCAGCAGCTGCAGGGCCTGAGGAGGGCGTCGCGGGGATCCGGTGACCGGAAGCCTGCGGTGCTGTCCCACAGGGAGCTCAGTCGGATGGCGCACAACTGCAGTGAGGTGCTCTGCGCGGCAGGGGGCGCTCTGGATTCGGACCACACGGCCAGCAGTTCCGGAGGAAGCAGcgacagtgaggaggaggaggaggaggtggaggaggtggagggagcggtgaggagaagagggacGCTCTTGCGCTCTGCTaaagcagt acggCGGGAAAAAGAGATGCAGTGGGCACAGGAGAGGGCGTGGCTAGGCAGCAGGTGGGTGTGGCTGCAGGCCCAGGTGTCTGAGCTGGAGTACAGAATAAGGGCGCTGACggaactctacacacacctccgccAGGGCAAG gtgcgCACAGTTCCTGACACACCTCTCAGAGTCCCAAGACCTCCCCCATCACAAAACAGCGCCACCTGCAG GTCCTCCTCTGCCGGTGAAACACTCAGGAAGAACAAGGCTGAAGACGCtacgccccctcccctccccccgcctACAGCCTCTGCCGCTCGTGTCGGTCCGTTGCCACGACTACGGCGGCACAAGCTCCTCCGCCTGGAGGCATCTCCGGCcctggggtcaaag GCGGTGTCATTGCCGTGCACATGTGAGCCttcggtagtgtgtgtgttgtgtggtggtggACCACCGCGGCCTCCACATGACCAACGCGAGTGTGTGAAGCAGCGACGTTCACGGCTGGACCTGTGTGTCCATCCTGTTCTTACTCTCCCTTCAG acATTCCTTTAGTGGTTCAGTGTGGGACATCTCCGCTGGTCGGtgtttcccagaatgcactgcgCCGGCCAGGTTTGTCGGCCCCTCCCCCTGGGTTGAGTAGGCGGGGTCAGGGAAGTCAGAGGACGGGGCGTGTGAGGAGGAGACTAGTGTGTCCCCGCCCACCCACTACGTTACCCCCACTGCAGCACAGTACAG GTGGAATCAGTGGCAGGAACCACAGAGGTGTGTTCAGTCCTGGACTGCTGACTCAGCGAATCACAAATCTCCCACCCCTGTCTGTCCTGCCCCCAGCTCCAGGTACAGTCAGTCAG ccCTTGCGCAGGCGTCGAGGGGAAAGCTCTTTTGACATCGATAACCTGGTGATGCCCATGGGTCTGACGGGACTCGGAGCACGAGTGCAGAAACTCCAGTACAAGGAGATCATTACTCCCag ctggaGGGAAGTAGGTGATGAGAGTGAAGTGTCACCCCCTGCCCTTCTGgactacacacatatacaccagcTGAAAGAGCTTCAGGGAGAGCCAGAACCAGAGGAG tttgaggAAGACCCGACTGATGGAGTGTTCCTCAGTCGTCACGCTCTGTGTGAAGGCAGAGAACGGGGTCGCTGGCGCAACTCGGCACATAGACGACGCCGtggcag gtcctccTCGTTCCACGGGGAGGGCAGGTGGGGCTCCAGGCTTCTGGAGGGGTCGCCGGCGTCTCCGGACCCCAGACAGGGATACCCAGCGGAGGGGGAGAGCTCTCCGGTCAGCCCCCCTCCATCCACAGACCCAGAGGAAGCCAGCTTCCTCCAGCCCGAAGAggaacagcag GTGAGATTGCCATGGGAACGCCGGACGTTCCCGCTGTTGGAGGCGGAGCTTGCAGCGttgcaggaagaggaagaggaggaggaccctTGTGGAGGCAGCAGCCGCAGCCAGAGCACCGATTCGGGCATCTCTCTGGGCAGCCTGGAACTCTCCCCGAGGACCCCTCAGCCAGCAACACCCCTCCCGGCAACGCTCATCACGGCAACCAGCTCAACTCAGGACTCTCCATGCCCCCCGCGCTCACCGCTGTCCGCTGCCTTcccccctcgcccccctccctctcccccagccCTGCTCCCTCAGTGA